A window of the Helicobacteraceae bacterium genome harbors these coding sequences:
- a CDS encoding cation:proton antiporter, with protein MDSILLVVIAASAIAIVLNIYLKKLDIPPVIGYIASGVIVAQLFTIGEEHHALDEIGEFGIVFLMFTIGLEFSLDYLRAMKREVFLFGFLQVVVSAALFSVIAIWVMGIEPKAAVVLSSALSMSSTAIVLKLLKERGEIGKPYGKQALGILIFQDIAVIPVLLMVTLFSKPDITPMHLILQMSVSAIIVLIVLSTIGKFVITKLLELANSSQTHEIFIGSVLLIVVGAALLAHEFGFSYSLGALIAGIMIAETHYKHQVEADLSPFRDLLLGVFFVTVGLQINLRLLVDHIGFIAAVVAIVMLCKAIVIYIVARALSDKFSAVRSAIALMQMGEFGFAIFALATQAGILPDKEFLGQLSAAIAISMVLTPFIIKNSERIASLFERGKKQSLPAPNIQSASVSGHVIVIGYGAALGQQVAQMLKEREIPYICVEGQYKKVEEGFERGHAVMLGNAAQRSILEHAGVKSAAAVIIAIDRENDIRFAAEAIISANPNVNLVIKTNNTTTPGVFSDLRSATFVDEYREAARLMIEYALKAKTENV; from the coding sequence ATGGACTCGATTCTCCTCGTCGTGATTGCCGCAAGCGCAATCGCCATCGTTTTGAACATCTATCTAAAGAAACTCGATATTCCGCCCGTGATCGGATATATTGCTTCCGGCGTAATCGTCGCGCAACTTTTTACGATCGGCGAGGAGCATCACGCGCTAGACGAGATCGGCGAGTTTGGCATTGTATTTTTAATGTTCACCATAGGGCTTGAGTTTTCGCTCGATTACTTGCGGGCGATGAAGCGCGAGGTCTTTTTATTCGGCTTTTTACAAGTGGTCGTAAGCGCCGCGCTGTTTTCCGTTATCGCGATTTGGGTTATGGGTATAGAGCCAAAAGCGGCGGTCGTGTTATCTTCCGCGCTTTCAATGTCCTCTACCGCCATCGTGCTAAAACTGCTCAAAGAGCGCGGCGAAATCGGCAAGCCTTACGGCAAGCAGGCGCTTGGCATTCTCATCTTTCAAGACATTGCCGTAATCCCCGTTTTGCTGATGGTTACGCTTTTTTCAAAGCCGGACATAACCCCTATGCATTTGATTTTGCAGATGAGCGTATCGGCGATCATAGTGCTGATCGTCTTATCCACGATCGGCAAATTCGTCATAACAAAACTGCTCGAGTTGGCAAACAGTTCGCAAACGCACGAGATCTTTATCGGCTCGGTTTTGCTGATTGTCGTCGGCGCGGCGCTGTTGGCGCATGAATTTGGCTTTAGTTACTCCTTAGGCGCGCTCATCGCCGGAATTATGATTGCCGAAACTCATTATAAACATCAGGTAGAAGCCGATCTCTCGCCCTTTCGCGATCTGTTATTGGGCGTGTTTTTTGTTACCGTAGGTTTGCAGATCAACCTTAGACTGCTTGTCGATCACATAGGCTTTATCGCCGCGGTCGTAGCGATAGTTATGCTATGCAAAGCGATCGTAATATATATCGTCGCGCGCGCGTTAAGCGATAAGTTTTCAGCGGTTAGGAGCGCGATCGCGTTAATGCAGATGGGCGAATTTGGCTTCGCCATTTTCGCCTTAGCCACGCAAGCGGGCATTCTGCCCGACAAGGAGTTTTTGGGGCAGCTATCGGCGGCGATAGCGATCTCTATGGTGCTAACGCCGTTTATCATTAAAAACTCCGAACGCATAGCCTCGCTTTTCGAGCGCGGCAAAAAACAGAGCTTGCCGGCGCCTAATATCCAATCCGCAAGCGTATCGGGTCACGTTATAGTGATCGGTTACGGAGCGGCTTTAGGGCAACAGGTGGCGCAGATGCTTAAAGAACGCGAAATTCCGTATATCTGCGTGGAAGGACAGTATAAGAAAGTCGAGGAAGGATTCGAGCGCGGACACGCCGTTATGCTTGGCAACGCCGCGCAACGATCTATTTTAGAACACGCGGGCGTAAAAAGCGCCGCCGCCGTTATTATCGCGATCGATCGAGAGAACGATATTCGCTTTGCGGCGGAGGCAATCATCAGCGCAAATCCAAACGTGAATTTAGTGATCAAAACCAACAATACGACGACGCCCGGCGTTTTTAGCGATCTGCGTTCGGCGACTTTTGTGGACGAGTATAGAGAGGCGGCTAGACTGATGATAGAATACGCGCTTAAAGCCAAGACGGAAAACGTTTAA
- a CDS encoding cyclic nucleotide-binding domain-containing protein — translation MSGFYHTKYSNSEIKRLLEIGSRHVIKPINPPEAEAIAPNRKVANDFASNLDVAMQKLIENRSKIYLFENLEQSEISLIVKNARLLTYGVHETLFARGDRGKEIFFILSGSADIFAAASDAQSEKIAQVGSGALIGETAFISREPRENVCVSTISDTTAISFEINEGAMSAAAAPFLRLYINITNALSKKIGAAATLSA, via the coding sequence GTGAGCGGTTTTTATCATACCAAATACTCTAACTCGGAAATAAAAAGGTTGCTTGAGATTGGCTCGCGCCATGTAATCAAACCTATCAATCCGCCGGAAGCGGAAGCGATCGCTCCGAACCGAAAAGTCGCTAACGATTTTGCGTCTAATTTGGACGTGGCTATGCAAAAACTAATTGAAAATCGCTCGAAAATATATCTGTTTGAAAATCTTGAACAAAGCGAAATTTCGCTGATTGTAAAAAACGCGCGGCTTTTAACATACGGCGTTCATGAGACGCTATTTGCGCGCGGCGATCGCGGCAAAGAGATATTTTTTATTCTATCCGGAAGCGCGGATATATTTGCCGCCGCGTCCGACGCGCAAAGCGAGAAGATCGCGCAAGTGGGAAGCGGAGCTTTGATCGGCGAAACGGCGTTTATAAGCCGCGAGCCGCGCGAAAACGTTTGCGTATCTACGATCTCAGATACGACGGCGATTAGTTTTGAGATAAACGAGGGGGCGATGAGCGCCGCCGCCGCGCCGTTTTTGCGGTTATATATAAACATAACGAACGCGTTGTCCAAAAAAATCGGCGCCGCCGCGACGTTAAGCGCGTAA